A single region of the Alteriqipengyuania flavescens genome encodes:
- the gatB gene encoding Asp-tRNA(Asn)/Glu-tRNA(Gln) amidotransferase subunit GatB: protein MSTYRIHGATGDWEVVIGLEVHAQVSTQAKLFSGASTEFGAEPNTQVSLVDAAMPGMLPVPNRECIRQAVRTGLAIDAKINKWSRFDRKNYFYADLPQGYQISQLYHPLVGEGQLVIDADEKAGIPEDKTIGIERIHVEQDAGKLMHDQHPSFSYVDLNRSGVALMEIVSKPDMRSPAEAGAYVRKLRSILRYVGSCDGNMEQGSMRADVNVSVRKPGDEFGTRTETKNVNSVRFVMAVIEQEARRQVDLIEDGGTVVQETRLYDPDRNETRSMRSKEDAHDYRYFPDPDLLPLELDDDFVAECRESLPELPDAKRDRYVNELGLSAYNANVLTAEVDTAAWFEQLLEATARRANKGKGDVAKQAANWLTSELFGALNRVDKTLETSPVTPDKGAELLALVADGTISGSIAKQVLEKMLETGDGAQAIVEREGLKQESDTGAIEAEIDQVLAANQDKVEQYRAGKDKLFGFFVGQTMKAMQGKANPQVVNELLRKKLDG from the coding sequence ATGAGTACATACCGCATCCACGGCGCCACAGGCGACTGGGAGGTCGTCATCGGCCTCGAAGTCCACGCGCAGGTCTCGACGCAGGCGAAGCTGTTCTCCGGCGCCTCGACCGAATTCGGGGCGGAGCCGAATACGCAGGTCTCCCTCGTCGATGCGGCGATGCCGGGCATGCTGCCGGTGCCGAACCGCGAGTGCATCCGCCAGGCGGTGCGCACCGGCCTCGCCATCGATGCGAAGATCAACAAGTGGAGCCGGTTCGACCGAAAGAACTATTTCTACGCCGATTTGCCGCAGGGCTACCAGATCAGCCAGCTCTACCACCCGCTGGTGGGCGAGGGGCAGCTGGTCATCGATGCCGACGAGAAGGCCGGCATTCCCGAGGACAAGACCATCGGGATCGAGCGCATCCACGTGGAGCAGGATGCGGGCAAGCTGATGCACGACCAGCATCCCAGCTTCTCCTATGTCGATCTCAACCGCAGCGGCGTGGCGCTGATGGAAATCGTGTCGAAGCCCGACATGCGCTCCCCCGCAGAAGCGGGCGCCTATGTCCGCAAGCTGCGCTCCATCCTGCGCTACGTCGGATCGTGCGACGGCAACATGGAGCAGGGCTCGATGCGTGCCGATGTCAACGTTAGCGTTCGCAAACCGGGCGATGAGTTCGGCACCCGCACGGAAACGAAGAACGTCAATTCGGTGCGCTTCGTGATGGCGGTGATCGAACAGGAAGCCCGCCGCCAGGTCGACTTGATCGAGGACGGCGGCACGGTGGTGCAGGAAACGCGGCTGTATGATCCTGATCGCAACGAAACCCGCTCCATGCGGTCGAAAGAAGACGCGCACGACTATCGCTACTTCCCCGATCCCGACCTGCTGCCGCTGGAACTGGACGACGATTTCGTGGCCGAATGCCGCGAGTCCTTGCCCGAACTGCCCGACGCCAAGCGCGACCGCTATGTGAACGAGCTCGGCCTGTCGGCCTACAACGCCAATGTGCTGACCGCCGAAGTCGACACCGCCGCGTGGTTCGAACAACTGCTGGAAGCGACCGCGCGCCGGGCGAACAAGGGCAAGGGCGATGTCGCGAAACAGGCGGCCAACTGGCTCACCAGCGAATTGTTCGGCGCGCTCAACCGCGTGGACAAGACGCTGGAGACCAGCCCCGTCACGCCGGACAAGGGCGCAGAGCTGCTCGCGCTGGTGGCCGACGGCACGATCAGCGGTTCCATCGCCAAGCAGGTCCTCGAAAAGATGCTCGAGACCGGCGACGGTGCACAAGCCATCGTGGAACGCGAAGGGCTGAAGCAGGAAAGCGACACCGGCGCCATCGAGGCGGAGATCGACCAGGTCCTCGCCGCGAACCAGGACAAGGTGGAACAATACCGCGCGGGCAAGGACAAGCTGTTCGGCTTCTTCGTCGGCCAGACGATGAAGGCGATGCAGGGCAAGGCCAACCCGCAGGTGGTGAACGAACTCCTGCGCAAGAAGCTGGACGGGTAG